In a single window of the Bradyrhizobium sp. ORS 285 genome:
- a CDS encoding RidA family protein, which produces MSDANSWPFSLVRRAGGLVFLSGEVPVADDGSIPEGITAQTDLVFKHISETLAGEGLTLDDIVSCMVHLADKADFAEYNAAYRKHFKDPLPVRTTVQAQMIADVRLEVTVVAAART; this is translated from the coding sequence ATGTCCGACGCAAACTCATGGCCGTTCTCGCTGGTGCGCCGCGCCGGCGGACTGGTGTTCCTGTCGGGCGAGGTCCCGGTCGCCGATGACGGCAGCATTCCCGAGGGCATCACCGCGCAGACGGACCTGGTGTTCAAGCACATCTCGGAGACGCTGGCGGGCGAGGGGCTGACGCTCGACGATATCGTGTCCTGCATGGTGCATCTCGCCGACAAGGCGGACTTTGCCGAATACAACGCAGCCTATCGCAAGCACTTCAAGGATCCGCTGCCGGTGCGCACCACGGTGCAGGCGCAGATGATCGCGGATGTTCGGCTAGAGGTCACCGTCGTCGCGGCGGCGCGGACCTGA
- a CDS encoding FAD-binding oxidoreductase, which yields MRSAIVLGGGMVGVGTALHLQSRGWSVALVDRREPGRETSYGNAGIIQSEAVRPYAMPYDLAGVLDIALARTNDVHYRLMALPHHVKPLLRYWWNSFPARHEVLTRTYAQLIARAAPEHEPLIQAAGAGNLVRRDGFRVLHRTQAQFDKEAKEAEAVGKAFGVKFKLLSASELAKAEPGLTDSGIGGLHWQEPWTVSDPGSLVTSYADLFVKRGGKLLVGDATTLAQQGSGWAVTTQEGHIEAEAAVVALGPWSPEFLKRFGMDIPMVRKRGYHRHYSGGAPLDLPLRDAAFGYLMNPMAKGVRITTGAELSSPDAKPTPVQLGKAEAAARQLIDLGKPVEPEPWIGTRPCMPDMLPVVGPAARHKGLWLHFGHGHQGFTLGPATGRILAELMSGEDASVDVAACAPARFGA from the coding sequence ATGCGGAGCGCAATCGTTCTCGGAGGCGGCATGGTGGGCGTCGGCACGGCGCTGCATCTGCAGAGCAGGGGCTGGTCGGTGGCGCTGGTCGACCGCCGCGAGCCCGGCCGCGAGACCAGCTACGGCAATGCCGGCATCATCCAGAGTGAGGCCGTCCGGCCGTATGCGATGCCCTATGACCTCGCCGGCGTGCTCGATATCGCGCTGGCGCGCACCAACGACGTGCACTACCGGCTGATGGCCTTGCCGCATCACGTCAAGCCGTTGCTGCGTTACTGGTGGAATTCGTTTCCCGCGCGCCATGAGGTGCTGACGCGGACCTATGCGCAGCTGATTGCGCGCGCCGCGCCCGAGCACGAGCCGCTGATCCAGGCCGCCGGCGCCGGCAATCTGGTGCGCCGCGACGGCTTCCGGGTGCTGCACCGGACGCAGGCGCAGTTCGACAAGGAAGCCAAGGAGGCCGAAGCGGTCGGCAAGGCGTTCGGCGTCAAGTTCAAGCTGCTCAGCGCGAGCGAGCTGGCGAAGGCCGAGCCCGGCCTCACCGATAGCGGCATCGGCGGCCTGCATTGGCAGGAGCCTTGGACGGTGTCCGATCCCGGCAGTCTCGTCACGTCCTATGCCGACTTGTTCGTCAAGCGTGGCGGCAAGCTGCTGGTGGGCGATGCGACGACGCTCGCACAACAGGGCAGCGGCTGGGCGGTGACGACGCAGGAGGGCCACATCGAGGCCGAGGCCGCGGTGGTCGCGCTCGGTCCGTGGTCGCCGGAGTTCCTGAAGCGCTTCGGCATGGACATTCCGATGGTGCGCAAGCGCGGCTATCACCGGCACTACTCAGGCGGCGCGCCGCTCGACCTGCCGCTGCGCGATGCCGCGTTCGGCTATCTGATGAACCCGATGGCGAAGGGCGTGCGCATCACCACCGGCGCGGAGCTGTCGTCGCCGGATGCGAAGCCGACGCCGGTTCAACTCGGCAAGGCCGAAGCGGCCGCGCGCCAGTTGATTGATCTCGGAAAGCCGGTCGAGCCCGAGCCGTGGATCGGCACACGGCCGTGCATGCCGGACATGCTGCCGGTCGTCGGCCCAGCCGCGCGGCACAAGGGCCTGTGGCTGCATTTTGGGCACGGTCATCAGGGCTTCACGCTCGGACCGGCGACCGGCCGCATCCTCGCCGAGCTGATGAGCGGCGAGGATGCGAGCGTCGACGTCGCGGCCTGCGCGCCGGCGCGCTTCGGCGCGTAA